A single genomic interval of Antarcticibacterium arcticum harbors:
- a CDS encoding CPBP family intramembrane glutamic endopeptidase, translating to MYIEQAFKYQHEFWRYLLGILIVIAAIIAGQMPFVVAIFMEKGFDTAGMDESELLRVLDSNLTLFLMLLPFAIALLALFFVVRHVHNQPFTSLTTARKKTDWGKFWFAFGLVAIFSIGVTVIDYFTSPEDYVFNFQAVPFLILLVVAVILVPLQTSFEEYFFRGYLMQGLGTLVKNRWLPLIVTSVVFGGLHFFNPEVGKLGNIIMVYYIGTGFLLGIMTLMDEGLELALGFHAGNNLITALLVTADWTAFQTNSILKDVSEPSAGLDILIPVLVVYPIFLLIMAKKYKWTNWGAKLFGKVEEPVMLNPSEES from the coding sequence ATGTATATAGAACAAGCATTTAAATATCAGCACGAATTCTGGCGTTATCTTTTGGGAATTTTAATTGTGATTGCCGCCATAATAGCCGGGCAAATGCCATTTGTGGTAGCTATATTCATGGAAAAAGGTTTTGATACCGCAGGAATGGACGAATCTGAATTGTTACGAGTGCTGGATTCTAATTTGACCCTTTTCCTTATGTTACTGCCTTTTGCCATTGCATTACTTGCGCTGTTCTTTGTAGTACGTCATGTACATAATCAACCATTCACCTCCCTTACCACCGCACGAAAAAAAACCGATTGGGGTAAATTTTGGTTTGCTTTTGGCCTGGTGGCTATATTTTCTATTGGCGTAACGGTAATTGATTATTTTACCAGCCCTGAAGATTACGTTTTTAATTTTCAGGCGGTTCCATTTCTTATACTTCTGGTGGTCGCAGTGATACTGGTGCCGCTACAAACCAGTTTTGAGGAATACTTTTTCCGCGGCTATTTAATGCAGGGATTGGGAACTCTGGTGAAAAACCGGTGGCTGCCCTTAATAGTAACCTCTGTGGTGTTTGGAGGTTTACATTTCTTTAATCCCGAAGTAGGAAAACTGGGGAATATTATAATGGTCTATTATATAGGTACAGGTTTCCTTTTGGGAATTATGACGCTTATGGATGAAGGCCTGGAGTTAGCGTTGGGTTTTCATGCCGGAAATAACCTGATAACAGCATTGCTTGTAACCGCCGACTGGACTGCGTTCCAGACAAATTCAATATTAAAAGATGTTTCAGAACCTTCCGCAGGACTGGATATACTTATTCCGGTTTTGGTGGTATATCCAATCTTTCTATTAATAATGGCTAAAAAATATAAATGGACCAATTGGGGGGCAAAATTATTTGGAAAGGTTGAGGAGCCGGTTATGTTAAATCCTTCGGAAGAGAGTTAA
- a CDS encoding type I restriction enzyme HsdR N-terminal domain-containing protein, with amino-acid sequence MQKLNFPNYTFRFKNSENKIAAFDEVRKKFIILTPEEWVRLHTVQYLKIEKQFPLSHINVEKQLMLGKMSKRYDIVVFDPGGGIHLIVECKAPSVKITQSTFDQIARYNMNLQAKYLMVTNGLDHYFCQMDYVAEQYNFLQEIPDFQY; translated from the coding sequence ATGCAAAAACTGAATTTTCCCAATTATACATTTCGCTTCAAAAATAGCGAAAATAAAATAGCAGCTTTTGATGAAGTAAGGAAAAAATTCATAATTCTTACCCCCGAGGAATGGGTAAGGCTTCATACTGTTCAATATTTAAAAATTGAAAAACAATTTCCGTTAAGCCATATAAATGTTGAAAAACAATTAATGCTGGGCAAAATGAGCAAGCGATATGACATAGTGGTTTTTGATCCCGGAGGCGGGATCCATTTAATTGTGGAATGCAAAGCTCCTTCAGTAAAGATCACACAATCTACTTTTGACCAAATTGCGCGGTATAATATGAATTTACAGGCCAAATATCTTATGGTCACCAATGGGCTGGATCATTATTTTTGCCAAATGGATTATGTAGCAGAACAATATAATTTCCTCCAGGAGATACCCGACTTTCAGTATTGA
- a CDS encoding DoxX family protein: protein MITIRSLNKWANAHTYYPLDLLRVALGVFFFIKGIHFISQSQTLIELISPLEGFAGAMLIIHYVAPAHLVGGILIAFGLLTRWAVLVQIPILIGAILINFVGEMVPADLLIAVIVLLISIFFIFYGSGKHSADYMIKMGY from the coding sequence ATGATAACAATAAGATCTCTTAATAAGTGGGCCAATGCGCATACTTATTACCCGTTAGACTTATTAAGGGTTGCATTGGGAGTTTTCTTTTTTATTAAAGGGATCCATTTTATTTCTCAAAGTCAAACCTTAATTGAACTCATTAGTCCACTTGAAGGATTTGCAGGCGCGATGCTTATAATACATTATGTTGCCCCGGCACATCTTGTAGGAGGTATTTTGATCGCCTTTGGTTTACTTACCAGGTGGGCAGTATTGGTCCAAATTCCAATTCTCATTGGAGCTATTTTAATTAATTTTGTAGGGGAAATGGTCCCGGCAGATCTATTGATTGCCGTGATAGTGCTGCTTATTAGCATTTTCTTTATATTCTATGGCTCCGGTAAACACAGCGCAGATTATATGATAAAAATGGGGTATTGA
- a CDS encoding AMP-binding protein yields MNEIFEVPEVHPDFKLNKVHYTLSDLRKVAYNYIKEEEPYEGLIGDFILDWVKPSGFLEVKTSGSTGVAKKIKIRKEHMVNSAVATGKFFELPPGSTALMCLPANYIAGRMMLVRAMVLGWELDLVPPTSNPLDQVFKTYDFCAMTPFQLDNSLGRLHLIKKLIVGGGAVSSQLQKRVQGLNTKVYETFGMTETVSHIAAKRLNPGKKKSKPLPFKVLPDIHISTDERGCLVIKAPKLAADTIITNDIVEILTYKKFLWKGRFDNVINSGGIKLFPEEIEWKLNKVIDRRFFVTGLPDESLGEKLVLFVEADFSEELLEELETDLKGLKSLEKFERPKKIYLVQKFEETPNGKIHRENTVKSRNK; encoded by the coding sequence ATGAATGAAATATTTGAAGTCCCGGAAGTTCATCCCGATTTTAAACTTAACAAGGTTCATTACACGCTTTCCGATCTTCGAAAAGTGGCTTATAATTACATTAAGGAAGAGGAACCCTATGAGGGTTTAATTGGGGATTTTATTCTTGATTGGGTAAAACCTTCAGGATTTCTGGAGGTAAAGACCTCCGGCTCAACCGGTGTAGCAAAGAAAATAAAGATAAGGAAAGAGCATATGGTCAACTCTGCCGTGGCCACCGGGAAATTCTTTGAACTCCCTCCCGGGTCAACTGCTTTAATGTGTCTTCCTGCCAACTATATTGCCGGGAGGATGATGCTGGTGAGAGCTATGGTGCTGGGCTGGGAACTCGATTTGGTACCTCCAACTTCAAATCCCCTGGACCAGGTTTTCAAAACGTATGATTTTTGTGCAATGACACCATTTCAGCTGGATAATTCCCTAGGAAGATTGCACCTTATCAAGAAATTAATAGTAGGCGGCGGCGCGGTTTCATCACAACTTCAAAAAAGGGTACAGGGTCTTAATACCAAAGTGTATGAAACATTTGGAATGACAGAGACTGTTTCACATATCGCGGCTAAAAGGCTTAATCCGGGAAAGAAAAAATCAAAACCGCTTCCCTTTAAAGTTTTGCCGGATATTCATATCTCAACAGATGAAAGAGGATGCCTTGTAATTAAAGCGCCTAAACTTGCTGCAGACACTATTATAACCAATGATATTGTAGAAATTCTTACTTATAAAAAATTTCTTTGGAAAGGCAGGTTTGATAACGTGATAAATTCCGGCGGAATTAAATTATTTCCTGAAGAAATTGAGTGGAAGCTCAACAAGGTAATTGACCGTCGCTTTTTCGTTACAGGGCTCCCCGATGAATCCCTGGGAGAAAAACTGGTGCTTTTTGTAGAAGCAGATTTTTCTGAAGAACTTCTGGAGGAATTGGAAACAGATTTAAAAGGATTAAAATCCCTGGAGAAGTTCGAGAGACCTAAAAAAATATATCTTGTCCAAAAATTCGAAGAAACTCCAAATGGGAAGATCCATAGGGAAAACACGGTGAAAAGCAGAAACAAATAA
- a CDS encoding M24 family metallopeptidase, producing the protein MIKYLLLLLFTGITAQSQILQEKDRAKVVDEILADRFENLLPGLMDRAGIDMWVLISREYNEDPVMRTMLPATWLNARRRTIMVFYRDAAKDTLERLAVARYNIGDNITSAWDPESQPDQWKALVDVISKRDPKKIGLNYSLHFNIEDGIVKTDHEEFLKVLPENYRSRVVSAEDLAVSWIETRTKKEMELYEELVAITHAIIAEAFSEKVITPGQTTSEDVVWWMRQKVTDMGLETWFHPSVDIQRDDEELKDHIEAFSGGYGNTIIQPGDLLHCDFGITYLRLNTDCQQHAYVLKEGEKEVPQFLKNALSKGNRLQDILTGNFKTGNTGNQILLASLAEAKSEGLRPSIYTHPLGSYGHSSGPTIGMWDSQGGVPGPGDYKLFPNTVYAIELNTTVEIPEWNKDIRIMLEEAGFWGENGFRYVNGRQTEIIPIPGK; encoded by the coding sequence ATGATCAAATATCTACTTCTCCTCTTATTTACCGGTATTACAGCGCAATCTCAAATTCTTCAGGAAAAGGACCGGGCAAAAGTTGTAGACGAAATACTTGCCGACAGGTTTGAAAACTTACTGCCTGGATTAATGGACCGGGCAGGAATTGATATGTGGGTCCTTATCTCGCGGGAATACAACGAGGACCCGGTAATGCGCACTATGTTGCCAGCAACCTGGCTCAATGCACGTAGGCGAACTATAATGGTGTTTTACCGCGATGCGGCCAAGGATACGCTGGAACGCCTGGCCGTGGCCAGATATAATATTGGTGACAATATTACTTCTGCGTGGGATCCTGAATCGCAGCCGGACCAATGGAAGGCACTGGTAGACGTGATTTCAAAAAGAGATCCTAAAAAGATTGGACTCAATTACTCCCTGCATTTCAATATTGAGGATGGTATCGTAAAGACAGATCACGAAGAGTTTTTGAAAGTGCTGCCGGAAAATTACCGGTCCAGGGTAGTCTCTGCCGAGGATCTGGCTGTAAGCTGGATAGAGACCCGTACAAAAAAGGAAATGGAATTGTATGAAGAACTGGTCGCCATTACTCATGCTATTATTGCTGAAGCTTTTAGCGAAAAGGTAATCACGCCGGGGCAAACCACAAGCGAAGATGTGGTTTGGTGGATGCGGCAAAAGGTAACCGATATGGGCCTGGAAACCTGGTTTCATCCAAGTGTAGATATTCAACGTGATGATGAAGAATTAAAAGATCATATTGAAGCTTTTTCAGGAGGATATGGAAATACGATCATTCAACCAGGAGATTTGCTGCATTGCGATTTTGGAATTACCTATTTAAGGCTTAATACAGACTGCCAGCAGCACGCCTATGTTTTAAAAGAAGGAGAAAAGGAAGTGCCGCAATTTCTAAAAAATGCCTTATCCAAAGGCAACCGACTACAGGATATCCTCACTGGAAATTTTAAAACAGGAAATACAGGAAATCAAATTTTACTTGCCAGCCTTGCAGAGGCAAAATCAGAAGGATTAAGGCCTTCCATTTATACACACCCATTGGGTTCCTACGGCCATTCTTCGGGACCCACCATTGGAATGTGGGATTCACAGGGAGGGGTTCCCGGCCCCGGGGATTATAAGTTATTCCCCAATACGGTTTATGCCATTGAATTAAATACCACTGTAGAGATCCCGGAATGGAACAAGGATATTAGGATCATGCTGGAAGAGGCGGGGTTTTGGGGTGAGAATGGTTTCAGGTACGTTAACGGAAGGCAAACGGAGATCATCCCCATTCCCGGGAAATAA
- a CDS encoding M1 family metallopeptidase, with protein sequence MIILNKKILLPVLAALCCLSNLDAQVVGGKQENYNRGDTLRGSLRAERSYDVLKYHLQVRVNPEEQFISGSNTITFEAEEQLPVMQIDLFENMKIDSILQQDAFLEYNREYNAVFVHLKQSLKRGEKDSIKVYYSGNPVIAENAPWDGGFVFEKDEEGNPWIAVAVQGTGASLWYPNKDHQSDEPEEVLIEAEVPNGLMNVSNGRFAGKKDLGDGYTRWSWKVSNPINNYNVVLNIGNYVHFRDNYKGLDLDYYVLPYNLEKAKVQFEEVKPMMECFYEKFGEYPFVEDGFKLIETPYLGMEHQSAVAYGNHYLNGYLGSDLSGTGIGLRFDFIIIHESGHEWYGNSLTAKDIADMWIHEGFTAYSEAVYIECRWGKEDALEYLKGTRRGIGNRTTIIGDYGVNSEGSGDMYYKGSNLLNTIRSIYNNDELWWKTLKDYTLTYKHKTIDTQTTEAFFDDATEVDLKPIFDQYLRHTAIPELQFKKEGNTISYRWKTDVENFKMPVDIFVKGKEKRLNPTSTWKKLQEQVSGKNDIEVKESGFYITTTFQE encoded by the coding sequence ATGATTATTTTAAATAAAAAAATACTACTCCCGGTACTGGCAGCATTATGCTGCCTGTCCAATCTGGATGCCCAGGTAGTTGGCGGCAAACAAGAGAATTATAACCGGGGAGATACGCTTCGCGGTTCGCTGCGGGCAGAACGGTCCTATGACGTACTGAAATATCACCTGCAGGTAAGGGTAAACCCAGAAGAGCAGTTTATTTCGGGCTCTAACACCATCACCTTTGAAGCCGAAGAACAACTGCCCGTAATGCAAATTGACCTGTTTGAGAACATGAAGATAGATTCTATTCTTCAGCAGGATGCTTTTTTGGAGTACAATAGGGAGTATAATGCTGTGTTTGTTCACCTAAAACAATCCCTTAAAAGAGGGGAAAAGGATTCCATAAAAGTTTATTACTCCGGGAACCCGGTGATTGCTGAAAACGCTCCCTGGGATGGTGGCTTTGTTTTTGAAAAAGATGAAGAGGGAAATCCCTGGATTGCCGTGGCGGTGCAGGGTACGGGTGCAAGTTTATGGTACCCCAATAAGGATCACCAAAGCGATGAACCTGAAGAGGTATTGATAGAAGCAGAAGTTCCCAATGGGTTAATGAATGTTTCCAATGGAAGGTTTGCGGGTAAAAAGGATCTGGGAGATGGATATACACGCTGGAGCTGGAAGGTGTCCAACCCTATTAATAATTACAACGTGGTTTTAAATATTGGAAATTATGTTCATTTCCGGGATAATTATAAGGGCCTTGATCTTGATTACTATGTGCTGCCTTACAACCTGGAAAAAGCCAAAGTACAGTTTGAAGAAGTAAAGCCAATGATGGAATGTTTTTATGAGAAATTCGGCGAATATCCCTTTGTGGAAGATGGCTTTAAACTTATAGAAACTCCCTACCTTGGAATGGAACACCAGAGTGCTGTTGCCTACGGAAACCACTATTTGAACGGGTACCTTGGAAGCGACCTTTCGGGAACGGGGATTGGTTTAAGATTTGATTTTATCATTATTCACGAATCCGGGCACGAGTGGTATGGAAACAGCCTAACCGCAAAAGATATTGCAGATATGTGGATACACGAAGGTTTTACGGCCTATTCAGAAGCTGTTTATATTGAATGCCGCTGGGGAAAAGAGGATGCCCTGGAATATTTGAAAGGTACCCGCCGGGGAATAGGAAACCGCACAACCATTATTGGAGATTACGGGGTAAATTCTGAAGGTTCGGGAGATATGTATTACAAAGGTTCAAATTTATTGAACACCATTAGGAGTATTTATAATAATGATGAACTGTGGTGGAAGACCCTGAAAGATTATACACTTACCTACAAACACAAAACTATAGATACCCAAACCACTGAAGCATTTTTTGATGATGCCACAGAAGTGGACCTAAAACCAATTTTTGATCAATATTTAAGGCATACAGCTATTCCGGAATTACAGTTCAAAAAGGAGGGGAATACCATCTCTTACCGCTGGAAAACAGATGTGGAAAATTTCAAAATGCCGGTGGATATTTTCGTGAAGGGTAAAGAAAAGAGATTGAACCCTACTTCTACCTGGAAAAAATTGCAGGAACAGGTAAGTGGCAAAAATGATATTGAAGTAAAAGAATCCGGGTTCTATATTACTACCACTTTTCAGGAATAA
- a CDS encoding glycosyltransferase family 2 protein has translation MTVGVVILNWNGLDLLKQFLPDVIKFSPEATVYVADNASTDRSVQYVRENFPATKVIINKVNGGYAKGYNDALEQLDEDIFVLLNSDVQVTPHWLEPILKIFKTREEVAAVQPKILDYKNPEYFEYAGAAGGFIDRFGYPYCRGRIFDSLEQDKGQYDDEIEIFWASGACLAIRKKAFYQAGALDEDYFAHQEEIDLCWRLFNLGHKVRYTPESVVYHVGGATLNNMNPRKTFYNFRNSLYNLVKNLPAHTWIFVILGRMILDGIAAFRFLLTGQIDHFWAVFRAHMNFYKHLPLLLKKRKIIPKKLGYFTKNSVVCAHYLQGKKTFSKF, from the coding sequence ATGACCGTAGGAGTTGTTATTTTGAACTGGAATGGACTGGACCTTTTAAAACAGTTCCTGCCAGATGTTATTAAATTTTCTCCTGAAGCTACGGTATATGTTGCAGATAATGCTTCAACGGACAGGTCTGTCCAATATGTCCGGGAAAACTTTCCCGCAACAAAAGTCATAATTAACAAGGTTAATGGAGGTTACGCCAAAGGGTATAATGATGCCCTTGAACAGCTGGACGAAGATATATTTGTGCTCCTGAACAGCGATGTGCAGGTCACCCCGCACTGGCTGGAACCTATCCTGAAAATTTTTAAGACGCGGGAGGAGGTTGCCGCTGTCCAACCCAAGATCCTTGATTATAAGAATCCGGAGTATTTTGAATATGCTGGAGCTGCGGGAGGTTTCATAGACCGGTTTGGATATCCCTATTGCCGGGGACGAATTTTTGATAGTTTGGAACAAGATAAAGGCCAGTATGATGATGAGATCGAAATTTTCTGGGCCAGTGGAGCCTGTCTTGCAATAAGGAAAAAAGCTTTTTATCAAGCGGGGGCACTTGATGAAGATTATTTTGCACACCAGGAGGAAATAGACCTTTGCTGGAGGCTTTTTAACCTTGGCCATAAAGTTAGGTATACGCCGGAATCGGTAGTTTACCATGTAGGGGGTGCCACCCTTAATAATATGAATCCACGAAAGACTTTTTACAATTTTCGGAATAGTTTGTATAACCTGGTAAAAAACCTTCCTGCCCACACCTGGATTTTTGTAATACTGGGAAGAATGATCCTTGACGGCATTGCAGCTTTCAGGTTTTTGCTAACCGGGCAAATTGATCACTTTTGGGCGGTGTTCAGAGCCCACATGAATTTTTATAAACACTTGCCTTTACTACTCAAAAAGCGAAAAATAATACCCAAAAAATTGGGATATTTCACCAAAAATTCCGTGGTTTGTGCTCATTATTTACAGGGTAAAAAAACATTTTCAAAATTTTAA
- a CDS encoding metal-dependent hydrolase, with the protein MKITFYGHNSFGIKIGDNHLLIDPFITGNDLVKDKIDINDLKADYILLTHAHQDHTLDAEAIAKNTGAIIVSNFEITSHYESKGLEVHPMNHGGSWDFEFGKVKYVNAVHTSSFPDGSYGGQPGGFVIESEHKNIYIAGDTALTMDMKLIPMRTTLDLAILPIGDNFTMGIEDAIIASDFVECDKVIGCHYDTFGYIEIDHEEAKRKFYEKGKDLMLLEIGESIEL; encoded by the coding sequence ATGAAAATTACATTTTACGGCCATAATTCCTTCGGAATTAAAATAGGAGATAATCATTTACTTATTGACCCGTTTATAACCGGTAATGATCTGGTAAAGGATAAGATTGATATTAATGACCTTAAAGCAGATTACATTCTTTTAACCCACGCCCATCAGGATCATACCCTGGACGCCGAGGCAATTGCAAAGAATACCGGGGCTATAATCGTAAGTAATTTTGAGATCACTTCTCATTACGAGTCCAAAGGCCTTGAAGTACATCCTATGAACCATGGGGGTAGCTGGGATTTTGAGTTTGGTAAAGTAAAATATGTGAATGCCGTGCATACCAGTTCGTTTCCAGATGGAAGCTATGGCGGGCAACCGGGAGGTTTTGTAATAGAAAGTGAACATAAGAACATTTACATAGCAGGGGATACTGCATTAACAATGGACATGAAATTAATCCCAATGCGCACAACCCTTGATCTTGCGATCTTACCTATAGGTGATAATTTTACCATGGGAATAGAGGACGCCATAATTGCAAGTGATTTTGTGGAATGCGACAAGGTTATTGGATGCCATTACGATACTTTTGGATACATTGAAATTGACCACGAAGAAGCCAAAAGGAAATTCTATGAAAAAGGAAAGGATCTTATGTTGCTGGAAATTGGAGAAAGCATCGAGCTTTAA
- a CDS encoding 1,4-dihydroxy-2-naphthoate polyprenyltransferase — protein sequence MAQIGSWVNAARLRTLPLSVSGIIVGTSIAAHQGYFNIVIFSLAIGTTLGLQILSNFANDYGDGVKGTDNEERIGPARALQSGLITRGEMKTGIIITAIATLVMAVLLIYSAFGEEDFLYAIIFFILGLGAIVAAVKYTVGQNAYGYRGMGDIFVFIFFGLVAVFGSYFLYALRMDWPVMFPAAAIGFLSSGVLNLNNMRDAVSDARAGKNTLVVKLGAQNAKNYHYFLIFGAVLCLVIYSAWTAREWSDLLYLFGFIPLFLHLKRVVANESPVLLDPELKILALTTFFISILFAVGLLF from the coding sequence ATGGCACAAATTGGATCGTGGGTGAATGCAGCCCGATTAAGAACCTTACCGCTTTCAGTTTCAGGAATTATTGTTGGGACTTCCATAGCTGCCCATCAGGGGTATTTTAATATTGTGATTTTTAGCCTTGCAATAGGTACCACCCTGGGCTTGCAAATTCTTTCCAACTTCGCCAATGATTATGGTGATGGGGTAAAGGGAACAGATAATGAGGAGAGAATTGGACCCGCCCGTGCGCTTCAAAGCGGGCTAATAACCCGGGGCGAAATGAAAACAGGGATAATTATAACAGCTATTGCAACACTTGTAATGGCAGTCCTGCTTATTTATTCGGCCTTTGGGGAGGAGGATTTCCTGTATGCCATTATCTTTTTCATTCTGGGGCTGGGAGCCATAGTTGCCGCCGTAAAGTATACCGTGGGCCAAAATGCCTATGGTTATAGGGGAATGGGAGATATTTTTGTTTTTATTTTCTTTGGCCTGGTGGCTGTATTTGGTTCTTATTTTCTCTATGCGCTTAGGATGGACTGGCCGGTCATGTTCCCTGCAGCAGCTATTGGTTTTTTAAGCAGCGGCGTGCTAAATCTCAATAATATGAGAGATGCAGTTAGCGATGCCCGTGCCGGAAAAAATACCCTGGTTGTAAAACTGGGGGCACAAAACGCTAAGAATTATCACTATTTTCTCATCTTCGGGGCAGTGCTTTGCCTCGTGATCTATTCGGCATGGACAGCCCGGGAATGGAGCGACCTACTATACCTTTTCGGATTTATTCCCCTGTTCCTTCATTTGAAGAGGGTAGTGGCAAATGAAAGCCCGGTGCTCCTGGATCCGGAACTCAAAATACTTGCTCTTACTACTTTCTTTATTTCTATATTATTTGCGGTAGGATTGCTGTTTTAA
- a CDS encoding o-succinylbenzoate synthase, protein MQATYRKYILNFKRPSGTSRGVLTTKETWFLILTEGNKKGIGECGILRSLSVDDRPDYEEKLKWVCENIQLGRDMLWESLQEFPSIQFGVEMAFRSLEAKDPFILYPSRFTDGNAGIPINGLVWMGEKAYMKEQISEKLQQGFSCIKLKIGAIDFEAELDLLKYIRSEFSSEEIEVRVDANGAFSPAEALEKLKRLSVYEIHSIEQPIKAGQWYHMRDLCKESPIPVALDEELIGVTSISRKHELLQTIRPQYLIFKPSLIGGFKGTVEWIDLAENMNTGWWVTSALESNVGLNAISQWTYTLNSPMPQGLGTGGLYTNNFACPLNVKSGTINYDPTVNWEFNL, encoded by the coding sequence ATGCAGGCAACCTACAGGAAGTACATCCTTAACTTTAAACGCCCCAGCGGAACTTCGCGGGGCGTTCTTACTACTAAAGAAACCTGGTTTCTTATTCTTACAGAAGGAAATAAGAAGGGCATAGGCGAGTGTGGGATCCTGCGCTCGCTTAGTGTAGATGACCGGCCGGATTATGAGGAAAAATTAAAATGGGTTTGCGAAAATATCCAGCTGGGAAGAGATATGCTGTGGGAAAGCCTGCAGGAGTTTCCCAGTATACAATTTGGGGTTGAAATGGCTTTTAGATCGCTGGAGGCAAAGGATCCATTTATCTTATATCCCTCCCGGTTTACAGACGGCAATGCCGGTATTCCTATCAACGGGTTGGTTTGGATGGGGGAAAAGGCCTATATGAAGGAACAAATTTCAGAAAAACTTCAGCAGGGGTTTAGTTGTATTAAACTGAAGATAGGCGCGATTGACTTTGAGGCAGAGCTTGATCTCCTCAAATATATTCGAAGTGAATTTTCTTCAGAAGAAATTGAAGTGAGGGTAGATGCAAACGGGGCGTTTTCCCCCGCTGAAGCCCTGGAAAAACTGAAAAGATTAAGTGTTTATGAAATTCACAGCATAGAGCAACCCATAAAGGCCGGGCAATGGTACCATATGAGGGACCTTTGTAAAGAAAGCCCCATTCCTGTTGCGCTGGATGAGGAATTAATAGGGGTAACTTCCATTTCGAGAAAACATGAATTATTACAAACAATAAGGCCGCAATACCTTATTTTTAAGCCCAGTTTAATAGGCGGTTTTAAAGGTACCGTGGAGTGGATAGATCTGGCTGAAAATATGAACACCGGCTGGTGGGTTACCAGTGCACTGGAGAGCAATGTGGGCTTAAATGCCATTAGCCAGTGGACCTACACTCTAAATTCACCTATGCCCCAGGGGCTGGGCACAGGCGGTTTATATACCAATAATTTTGCCTGCCCTTTAAATGTGAAAAGTGGTACAATTAACTATGACCCAACAGTAAATTGGGAATTTAATTTATAA
- the holA gene encoding DNA polymerase III subunit delta, with product MEEAIQIVQAIKNGEVKPIYFLMGEEPYYIDKISDFIEDSLLTEEEKGFNQMVLYGRDTTIEDIVSNARRYPMMAERQVLIIKEAQDLSRTIDKLETYAENPQSTTTIVFCYKYKKIDKRKKLYKLVSKTGVLFEGKRLYENQVADWIQKTLKSREYQIAPKAAQMLVEFLGIDLSKIDNELQKLQLIVPKGAMITPELIEENIGISKDFNNFELRKAIGLKDELKVHQIINYFSQNPKDNPMVVTISLLYGYFSQILQYHGLTDQSKANVAKVLKVNPFFVKDYEIAARNYPMKKASYAIEYLRDADVKGKGVGSANVPPGDLLKELLVKIMR from the coding sequence ATGGAAGAAGCAATACAAATAGTTCAGGCAATTAAAAATGGTGAAGTCAAGCCTATTTATTTCCTGATGGGGGAGGAACCCTATTACATCGACAAAATTTCAGACTTTATTGAAGATAGCCTTCTTACGGAAGAAGAAAAGGGTTTTAATCAAATGGTACTCTATGGAAGGGATACCACCATTGAAGATATTGTGAGCAACGCCCGCAGGTATCCCATGATGGCAGAGCGGCAGGTATTGATCATTAAAGAAGCGCAGGATCTTTCCAGGACCATAGATAAACTTGAAACCTATGCTGAAAACCCACAGAGCACCACTACCATTGTATTTTGCTATAAGTATAAGAAAATCGATAAGCGGAAGAAGCTCTATAAACTTGTTTCCAAAACCGGGGTTTTATTTGAAGGGAAAAGATTATATGAGAACCAGGTAGCGGATTGGATACAGAAAACCCTGAAATCCCGTGAATATCAAATCGCTCCAAAAGCAGCACAAATGCTGGTGGAATTCCTGGGCATTGACCTCAGTAAAATTGATAACGAACTTCAAAAACTCCAGTTAATTGTACCAAAAGGCGCAATGATCACGCCGGAGCTCATCGAGGAAAACATAGGCATAAGCAAGGATTTTAATAATTTTGAGCTGCGTAAAGCAATTGGGCTTAAAGATGAACTCAAAGTCCATCAAATAATCAATTATTTCTCCCAAAACCCCAAAGACAATCCTATGGTAGTTACCATTTCGCTGCTTTATGGTTATTTTTCTCAGATATTACAATACCACGGGCTTACAGACCAGTCCAAGGCAAATGTGGCAAAAGTCTTAAAAGTTAACCCTTTCTTTGTAAAGGATTATGAAATTGCGGCGCGCAATTATCCTATGAAAAAAGCCAGTTACGCAATCGAATATTTGAGGGATGCAGATGTAAAAGGTAAAGGAGTAGGATCTGCCAATGTGCCCCCTGGTGATCTTTTAAAGGAACTTTTGGTAAAAATAATGCGGTAA